The genomic region CACTGCGCGATCATGGACACCGCATGGCATCAGACAATGCCCGAAACCTCATTTATGTATGCGATTCCCTATGAATGGTACGAAAAATACCACGCGCGCCGCTACGGCTTTCACGGCACTTCGTTTTTGTATACGGCAAAGAGAGCTTCAGTCCTTTTGCATAAAAAACCGGAAGATACTAACGTTATCATATGCCATATCGGGAACGGCGCTTCCATGTGCGCAGTAAAAAACGGCAAGTGCTTTGACACTTCCATGGGCATCACACCGCTTGAAGGCCTTGTGATGGGTACGCGGACTGGAGACGTCGACGCGGCGCTTCCGTTCTACATTATGAGCAAAACCGGCATGAGCCCTGAGGAAATGAACCTTGCGCTTAACAAAAAATGCGGACTTTTAGGGATAACGGGAAAATATACCGACCGAAGAGACGTTGAAAAGGCGGCAAACGCCGGAGACGAAAGGGCCAAACTCGGCATGGGTATGGAAGTATACCGCATAAAAAAATACATAGGAGCTTATACGGCGGCTCTGGAAGGCAAGGTGGATGCGATCGTATTTACCGCAGGAGTGGGAGAAAATTCCATAACAATCAGAAGGCGTTCCGTTGAAGGTCTTGAAAGCTTCGGCATAAAGATGGATCTTGAAAAAAACAAAGCCGCAACTACGGGGAACGCCGAAACCTGCATAAGTTCTGACGATTCCAAAATAAAAATTCTCGTCATTCCCACGGACGAAGAGCTTGTGATAACCGAAGACGCGTACGCTCTGATGAAAGGAACTTATGACGTTCACACGCATTTTACTTACAGCTTTCAGGACCCTAAATATGTAAACAAGGCGCGTGAAGAAGCTCTCGTAAGCGAGCTTGAAAAGAAACCTGAACTAAAGAATATAATAATACGCCCGTAAATTTAAATTTCCGCTCCGCCTGAGACAGGGCAGAGCGGAACCCTTCCTTATTGCGGCTGTTTTCCTATATAGGCTAAAATTCCGCCGTCAACGTAAACTATCTGCCCGTTCACAAAATTAGACGCATCGGAAGCAAGGAAGATCGCAGGGCCCTGTAAGTCTTCGGGCGATCCCCAGCGTCCGGCGGGAGTTTTTGCGCGTATGAAAGAATCGAACGGGTGCATTGAACCGTCGGGCTGTTTTTCGCGAAGAGGCGCCGTCTGCGGAGTTGCAATGTAACCTGGGCCTATGCCGTTGCACTGAATGTTTTTGTCGCCGTATTCGGAACAGATATTGCGCGTGAGCATTTTAAGACCGCCCTTGGCGGCTGCATAGGCGCTGACCGTTTCACGGCCGAGCTCGGACATCATCGAACAGATATTTATGATCTTTCCGTGGCCTTTTTTGATCATGGAAGGAAGTACGGCCTTAGAAACTATAAAAGGCGCGTTCAAATCTACGTCAATTACCTTACGGAAATCGGCGGCGGACATTTCGATCATCGGAATGCGCTTTATAATTCCCGCGTTGTTTACAAGGATGTCTATAATGCCTACGTCCTTTTCGATTTTCTTTACAAGTTCAAGAACTTGATCCTCGTCGGTAACGTCACATACATATCCGTGTGCTTTTATGTTTTCTTTTTTATACGCCTCAAGCCCCTGATTCACAAGATCTTGCTTTATATCGTTAAAGACGATCGTGGCGCCGCATCTCGCGAAAGCCGAAGCTATTGAAAAACCTATCCCATAGGAAGCGCCGGTAACCAGCGCGATTTTTCCATCCAAACGAAAACTGTTCACATCAATCATAAAACCCTCCATAAAAACTTTTGCAGATTTTTAATATTTAAACAAAGGCAGGATACTTCATGCCTGAAATTATATGCTAAACGGATCTTTTACCGCAAATCTTCGGTTTTTATCCAATCCTGATCCGTATACGTCCTGTTTTCTCCGCACATAGCCCAAATAAACGTGTAATTTGTGGTTCCGCATCCGCTGTGTATGGACCAGGACGGGTTTATAACCGCTTCGTCATTGTGAACGATAATATGCCTTGTTTCCTGCGGTTCACCCATAAAATGGAACACCGTTTGATTTTCAGGAACGTCAAAATAAAAATAAACTTCCATGCGTCTCTCATGCGTATGAGCCGGCATGGTGTTCCATACCGAACCTTTTTCAAGATGCGTAAGCCCCATTGAAAGCTGGCAGGTGTCGAGAACATCGGGATGAATGTACTGATTTATAGTTCTCTCGTTAGCGTCGTCAGCGCTGCCGGCTTTTACGTGTTTTGCCTCGCTTAAAGGAATAACTTTTACAGGATATGGAGTATGGGCCGGGGAAGAGGTCATGTAAAATTTAGCTGGAGATTTGGCGTCGTCGGAAGAAAAGGAAATGTCTTTTATTCCCGCTCCTATGTACATGGCGTCGTAATTGTTTATCTTGTACGATTTCCCGTCGGCATTAACTGTTCCGCTTCCGCCTATGTTGATTATTCCCATTTCACGCCGCTGCAAAAAAAAGTCCACCCCGAAATCTTTCATCGGATCAAAGCCGCTTTTTAAGTCGACCGTTTTTTTAACGGGCATCGCGCCCATCACAACTATGCGGTCGATATGGCTATATACAACGCTCACTTCGTCCGCTTTAAATATATTTGTTACAAGAAATTCTTTTCTGAGTTCCCGCGTGTTCATCCTTGAAAAGGGCTCTTTTCCTGTGGAATAACGTATGTCGATCATTTACAAAACCTCCCGGATTGATTTTAAGTATAGCATAAACTTCGAGATTTTCTAGTTTTAAGGCGGCCTTTTGCGATAAAATCGCAAAAACCAGGCGTTTGTCGCACAGGACGTGCACAAATACGGTAAACCGAATTCTACATTACCAATTGATTATAAACTTTCCACTTCTTCCTTGGAAAGGCCTGTAGCCTGTGCAATATTTTCAATCGACAGTCCTAAACCTAGTAAATTCTTTGCCGTTTCAAGCGCTTTTTGGTGCGCACCTCTCTCTTCGCCTTCGGCAAAAGCTATCTTGCCCGCTTCTTCGCGCTGTACCGCTATGTCAGTATCATAATCATATTCAGACAATAACATGTTCATCACCTCCCGTGATTTTCGTTGCAGGTATTCTCGTAAGATGTCATTTTGTATGCATTCTTTGATTGCGTTTTCAAAGCCGTACTCTTTGTCGAGCGCAGTGTTGCGGCGCACGGCTTCTACAAACATACTGTATTCTTCCAATGGTCTGCAAGTTGTCAAGACTTTATTTGCCTTATCCGTATTGATGTTGAGCACCTCTATCGCAAGTTCCAACGGTGAGAGTTCCGGCTTTACGATGTAGGCGTCTGAAAGCTTTAGCGTCTTGCAGACGGGATAATTTTCAGTTCCGTTGTAAAACACATAGAACTCAGGCGTGGGAATCTTTTGCAGGGCTCTGTGGTACTTTGCTTTAGGGTCTTGAATCTGCTCGTACAGTCGCGCGACGTATTGCAAACAGCGCAGAGGCATGTTCTCGTTTATCGTCGATTGATGCTCGGCTAATACGATAATTTTGTTATCGATCAGGCATGACACGTCGTTCGACAACTTCGTATACATAGCCTGTTCAAGTTTGAGCGGTTTCAATTCAGTAGAACTGTCGAGGTGTGTGCCGTGCAAGGCATTGTACAGAGATAAAAACCTAGCTTTAGCGTCTTTGTCGGTGCTGAACAGGTCGACAAAAACCGAATCCTTGTACCGGCGGTTGTGTTTTGCCATACTTCCTCCAATCCTGCGCACAAACCCGTCTTTATAAGAGCACAGCCCGTTCAATTTCTTTCGCTTTGTCAGATCCGCATAAAGCGCTTACCATTTCAACGGCAAAATATCCGGCCGTTCCGGGGCCTCGTCCCGTCAAAACATTCCCGTCGCGCACAAACGGAACGTTCTTTACGAGGACGCTGCCTGCCGTAATTTCGGGATACGAGCTGCCGCAGTATTCGGAAAGCTGAGTTTCCATTCCGGGATAGCATGTAAAACGCTTGCCTGAAAGAACGCCGAGTTTGGCAAGCACGACTACGGGCGCCGCGCATATGGCCGCAACAAGCTTTTCTTTCATAAACATCCTGCGTATAAAATCGCAAGCGCCCGCGTCAAGCCCTACGTTCGCGGCGCCCGGCATTCCTCCGGGAATGAAAACCGCATCCGGCAAGGCTTCGCCGTTCTTGGCGAGCCAATCGGAAAACAAAACATCCGCAGAAATTTCAACCTTGTGCGAACCGAAAATCCTTTTACCTGCGCTTTCACCGTGTGCGGGAAGTGCGGCCGTAACAACTTCGACGCCCGCCCTGCGTAAATAGTCGACGGGAGTCACCGCTTCCGTTTCTTCAAAACCGGGAGCTAAAAAAACAATCACTTTTTTCATAGCGCTATTATATACCGTTTACGCCAAAAATTTCCATATTTTTAAAACTTGAAATTCTATCAAATAATAAAAAAGGCTGCACTCCCGGCAGCGCCTGCCGTTGCGCAGGGAACTTCGCACTTTGCACCCTGCCGCGTGCCGCAGCTGAAAAGCAGACGCACATGTCACACACTGATTGAAAATTAATATCTTTAAGTATAGAATATTTTTATGAAGCAGGTTCTTATAATAGACGCGTCTCCCATGTTCCGCGAATTTTTGACCGATAAATTATCGGCCGAAAAAATAGCCGTTGAAGTTTCACAGGGAGAACGCGACGCTTTTATCAAGATGATTTCAATTCTTCCCGACCTTGTAGTCATCGACATCAAAACTACTTCAGCTCACTTGGCGGAATTTCTTTTTAAAAAGCAAAACGATCCCAATGCAAAATCCATTCCCATAATAATTTCAGGCCCCACCATAGAGCACGAAAAACTCGCCCAGTTCATACAGTACGGCGTTATAAAATATTTTACCAAACCCATAAAATTTGACATTTTCTTTGAAACGATCGGCCGCGTCCTCAAAGAGCCTTTTTCAATCGACATGACGCCGTGCATTCTGGATCTGCATTTAAACAACAATATTATCTTTGTGGAAATTTCCGAAGGCCTTAACAGAGAAAAACTTTCGCTTTTAAAATACAAAATTTCCGAAATGATCGATGCGAACGATCTTAACGCGCCTAAAATTGTCGTAATGCTTACAAACCTAACTTTAAGCTTTGTAGACGTTACAAATCTTGAACTTTTGTTTTCAAGCGTTATCGGCGATGAGAGGATCAAAAAGAAGAACATAAAGATTCTTTCTCTGGATCCTATCATAAAAGAATTAATAAATGGTCATCCGGAATATGACGGCATTGAAGTTGTAAACAATTTATCGATCGTTTTAAATTCCCTGGTCGAGTCCCCGACGCTGTCTAATACGCCCGAACTTATAACCGATAAAATTCTGTCCGCAGACAGAAACGTTGCAAGCGGTTCCGTCGAAATGCGTTTTTTATCGGACTCAGGGGATGCCGCCAAAGGCGAATCTACCGGAAACATGATTAACATCGCCGTAATCGACAACGGTTCCGTTACTCGTCAAATATTAAAAAACGCTTTATTCGGCATAGGAGCAAACTGTTCTTTGTTCGCTACAGGCGAGGAATTTCTTAAGACTCTGCCAAACACAAAGTATAACCTTATAATCCTTGACGTTTTTATAAACGGCGGGCTCGGTTTTGAAATTCTCCGCGAACTTAAAAAAAATCCCAAATCGCCTCCGGTCATTGTATACTCTCAGGTGGTTCAGCCTTCAACCATAATCCAAGTTCTCTCACTGGGAGCGAAAACGTTTATGGCCAAACCCCAAAAACCCGAAGTCATAGCAAAAAAGGCTGTGGACGTTCTAAATGGAAAATCTTGATCCGAAACAGGAATTCGACGGCGGCATCATTGCAAATACGCTGCATGAAATACGGACTCCTATCCAAACCATCATAGGAACCTTGGAGCTGTTGTCCGAAACTTCTTTAAACGAAGAGCAGGTTGAATACATACATCAGATACAGTTCGGGGCTGACATTCTTCTTTCAATGGCGGACGACGTACTCGATCTTTCAAAAATTCGTTCGGGGAATTTTAAACTTGAAAGCATAAGTTACAACGTTCACTCTCTTGTAGAGCACGTTACGGATCTTGTATGCATTGAAGCCTTTAATAAAGGGCTCGAAGTCGTAACGGATATAGCCGAAGACGTTCCTGTCACGGTAATAGGCGACCCTACCCGCGTTCAGCAAATTTTGCTAAACCTTTTGAAAAACGCTGTGAAATTTACAGGGGAAGGCCATGTTCTCTGCCGGCTTTCGGTCTTAAAACAAAACCTCATGTTTGAAGTGTTCGATACGGGGATGGGCATCACGAAGGAAGCAAGGAAAAAACTTTTTACATCGTTTTTTCAAGCGGACGCTTCCATAGCGCGTAAATACGGAGGAACTGGGCTGGGGCTTAGCATATGCAAAACTCTTGTCGCCGCCATGAACGGCACCATAGGGGTTTCAAAAAACAAACCTAAAGGTACAAGGTTTTGGTTTTCGATTCCTCTTAAACTGCCGCACGCGCGAAAGGCAAAACACAGGGCGGCCATTAAAGACAGCCGTACAAAAATCCTCATCGTAGACAACAATAAAACGGCCTGCAAGAGTATTTTAAACAAAATAGTGCAATGCGGATTCAGCGCGGAAAATATCTTTACGGTAAATTCGGGCAAAAGCGCTCTGTCTGCGCTGAAAAAAGCAGTTAAAGAAAAAAAGCCGTTTTCCATCGCCCTTATAGATATGATCATGCCTAAAATGGACGGATGGTATCTTGCTTCCGAAATCCGCACGAGGAACCTGTGCCTGAACACAAAGCTATATATGCTCTCTCCCGAGGGGCAAATGGGCGGCGAAGCTAAGATGAAGTTGCTTAACTGGTTTAACGGATATCTGTACAAACCAGTTAAGCAAGCCAAATTATATCAAATCTTACAGGACGCGGTGGGTTTTCACCGCAGTGCGGAAGCGCAAAAAGAATCGGATATAAATTCCGGAGAAAGGCAGGAAATTCAGGAACAGGTAGCTCACGGCCTTTCGGTTCTTGTAGTAGAAGATCATCCTGTAAACAGAAAACTCATTTCAACCTTTTTGCAAAAACTCGGCGTAGAAGTGCTGGAAGCATCCGACGGAAGCGAAGCCGTCGAAATGATAAAACAAAATCCTGAAACCGACATGGTTTTTATGGATATTCTTATGGCAAACAAAAACGGCATCGAAGCTACCGATGAGATTCGCGCCATGGACTACAGGGGAATAGTTATCGCCTGCACGGCAAACAATGATTTTGCTTCGGTTGACGAATATGAAAAACACGGAATAAACGACACTCTTATAAAGCCATTTAAAAGCTCCGACATAAAAAAAATGCTTCTTAAATGGCAGGATTTTCGTATTTTACCGGCGGAACCGATCCCTGAAGACGCCTGATCTGAACAAGCGTAAAACGGCTGCGTCCGATGCTCTCGGAGCGGATTGCAGAGCGCTGCAAGGTTACCCCTCGCCGGTACATCGGCGTTGCGCGATAGACTTTGCGCTTTGCGCTCGCTGCAAGATGCGGCGGTATTTACCAGGCATATTCTGCGGAAACTTTATTACAAGGAAAAATTATGTCGAATATGATAACGGACTATCACATACACTCTACTTTTTGCGACGGCAAAGACAGCCCCGCTTCCATGGCGGAATCGGCGTTTAGAAAGGGCGTTTCCATACTCGGCTTTTCAAGTCACGGAATGTATCCCTTTTCTTCACCATGGCACATTCCGTCAAAAAACTACGCCGCCTACTGTAATGAGATCCGGCGGCTGAAAGCCGAATACGAAGGAAGAATGGACGTGCTTTTATCGTTCGAAGCGGAATACATAAGCGGCATTTGTACTCCTTCGATGGAATCTTATAAATTATTCAAGCCCGATTACCTTATAGGAGCGGTGCATTTCGTGCAGACACAAGAAGGAATTTTTGCCGTCGATGATTCTGCGGAAAACGTAAAAACCGGCATTGAAAAGCATTTTAAAGGAAACGGAAAAGCCGCCGTCTGCGAATATTTTTCTCTGCAAAGAGAAATGCTTCGAAAAGGCGATTTTACTGTCTGGGCGCATCCCGATCTTGTTCGCAAACGCAATTCGGTTTTAAATTTTTTCAGCGAAGAAGAATCTTGGTACAAAGACGAGCTGTATGCCACGGCAGAGGAAGCAAAAAAAGCAGGCATTATTGCAGAAATAAACACCGGGGCGATTTCCAGAGGAGCGATGGACGACGTATACCCTTCTTCGCAATTCCTTTCAATTCTGCATGATCACAGGGTTCCGATAACATTTTCGTCGGATTCACATGAAAAAGACACAATAGCGTTCGCTTTTGACAGAGCCGAAAAGGCTGCAAAAAAAGCGGGCTATACCGAAGTCATATACATAGACAGGGACAAAAAGATTAAAAGCCGATCCATTTAGCTTAGCGGTTTTGCAATTCGGATTTAGTTTGGCAATCTATACAAAAGCAGGCGGAAGGCAGCGCCCGTAAACGCTGCTCGGGAATTTCTTTATGGCACATAAGGCAGTGTCCGTAAGTTCCCCTTGAAATGCGGTCCAGCGACTGATTTATCATCTGAAGACGCTCGGAATCCTGCGCACTTAAAGAATCCAAAAGAGTTCTGTCGACGACATCGGAAGCTATGTCAACGACGTCTCCCGACTCAACCGTTGTCAAAAGTTTTTCAAAATCATTGTCCTTTTCAGCAAGGGCATCAAGTATTTTATTTCGTTGTGCGATCAATACATTTTTCATCTCTGCAACAAACTTTTCGTTCATCGTTATCTCCATGTTGACATACTTGCCGGTTTTGTAGATACTGAAAGAATACCGATTGCAATCTACACAGGCAATCGGTCATGATATCCCCGTTCCGAATATTTTGAACGGAGACGCAGCCGGATCTCAGGATCCAACCGGCGTGTAATAATATACACGTATTTATCCTAAACGGCAACTTAATTTTACCGTTATTTTGATTTTTATTGCGGAGGAGGAATCGTGGCAAAAGAGGAAGCGATTGAAGTCGAGGGCGTCGTAAAAGAAGCGCTGCCCAATACTATGTTTCGTGTAGAATTGCAGAACGGACATATCATCATGGCTCACCTGTCCGGCAAGATGAGAAAGCATTACATAAGAATTGTTCCCGGCGACAGTGTAAAAGTCGCTCTTTCTCCGTATGATTTAAACCGCGGAAGGATAATATTCAGACAGCGGTAAAGCATTTTTCGGATAACAAGACGGCCCCGTTTCGGCGGCTGAAGTTAAATCCGTGGTTCCTGTGATTTTAAAAGAAAGTCAATTTGTTTTAGGTTGCTCGGCGGCAGGCAGCCTTTGTTGTTTTAAACCGCCTATCGGGAGCCTCTAAAAGCCGCAGTTTTTGGAGGTTGTTTTGAAAATGCCCTATTCTTTATTCTGTGAAAAAAGACATTTAACCGCGACAAGGGCGCCTTTTATTCCGTTTACAATTGCCGCAACGCATAAAACGGGAACAAATAATCCTATAGGAATAATCCATAAAAATCCGAACGAATATGGAAGAAATATTATTCCGAGCGAAATCATAAGCAGCCTTTTTATGAGCATTAACAGCGCGTCGCTTTTTGAAAGATTTTGCGGAGGTTCCTGCCTGCCCCATGAAAAAGAGTGCCAGTACGTATTCCCTTCGGAATTTTGTTCGGACGAGTTTTGCACATTTGTAAACCATTCCCAAAACGCATCCGCATTATCAAATCGAGCGGCATTGCCGTATCTTTGATTTGCAAACGGATCTCTATACGAAGACGTTTCGGCGGAACCGTACATATCGTATTGGGAGCGTTTGGCTTCGTCGCCCAGCACGGAATAAGCGGCGTTTATGTTTTTAAATCTTTCTTCGGCCGCGGCGTCGCCGGGATTTCTATCAGGATGATATTTAAACGCGAGTTCCCTGTATGCCTTTTTTATTTCATCGGCCGAGGCCGTTTTGGAAACACCGAGTTCCGTGTACAGATCCTTCAAATTAAACCTTCCTTAAAAAACGACATGTGAGGAAATTTCAATTTCCGAGAATGGCGTTTTCGTGCGCATCTTGCGCACAGTTAATAAGCGACGTTTGCCGAAAGGCAAACTCGAAATTAAAAGACGCCGCGATATTTTAGCGGCGGCTTTTAAACCTTCCTTTAAAATTTACCGCAAAGGCGAAAAGCTGCCGCGCCGTTTACCTTATAACAACCCACGTCGCTCCGCTCCCGCCCATATTCCTGTTGGGATGTCCAAAAGCGCCGAGCCTTTTATCCGTTTCTATAAAAGAACGAACGGTTGCTCCCAGAACGGGATCGCTGCCGTGCGAGTGGTTTCCCTTCCCGTGGATAATCAAAACCTTACGAAGCCCTTTTAGCTTACATTCGCTTATAAAGCCGTCCAGCCGCTGCCACGCTTCTTCGCGGGTAAGACCGTGGAGATCCAGGCGGCTTTGAGGGCTCATAGCCTTAAGGTATACTCTGTCTTCAAGTTTGAGCCGTTGATCATATTCGTCCGCAGCGGCATCTTTGTCAATAACCCCGTAACGCCGCATCCACATTTCCATAGGATTTACGGTTTTTTCAGGAGCCTTAGGGCGGGAATTTTCGGAACGTTTATGAATGTCTTTAGGTTCCTTTTTTTTAAGAGTTTCCCACTGACTAAGAATATCACCGAAATCCATAAGTTTTGCCTCTCAAGCCGTTTTATATTCAATCTATTCGATAAGAAACAATCTGTCGCTTAAAACCCAGCCGCCGTTCCCATTATATGAAATATACGTCCAGTTTCCTACTCTTTCCAAAACTTTTACGCGAAGCCCGCCCGTCTCTTCATGTGAAACGACAGCCGTGTGTTCCGGCACCGGACTGAGGCTTCCTCCCGCAAAAACGGCATACCTTTGGTTCAGTTTTATCCGGTTTACAACGAGCATGACAAACATTGCCGCAAATAAGATCAAAAACAACACGAATATGCGTTTTTTGAAAAAAACGGCCGTCAGCGTTAAAAGACCGAACAGAACACAAAGCGCCGAACACCAATAAAACAATGGAACGCTCGGTTCGGTAACGCCCGTCGGAATACCGAAGCGCTTTTCATAGGCAATCCTGGCCTTGCAGCTTGCGCTGAAGGGCAAAGATTTCCGCTCTTCACAGCGAAGATCGGCCAAACGCCTGCATTCCTCTTCTTGAAGAGAAGTCATATGCGCTTCTTTTTCCTGTATTCCCGAATCTTCAAAAGCGTAGGCAAAAAGGGAGTTCGCCTTATCCGTGTCAGACGGCGGACCGTAGGGGGTTTTTACGGATATGCTTGCAGAATCTTTTTCAAACGGTGCTTCATCCGGTTCCAAAACCGTGATCATAGAAAAAGGCGTGTATACTTCAACCCTAGAACCGTTGTAAGCGGTTGCGGTTATTTTGATATTCGGTAAGCTCCACTCTCCGGGTAAAAGCGGCCTCCATTCAAAATCGGCTACGGGAACTTCTTCAGCAAAAAACTCCCGGCCGCGGGGCTTGCCTTCGGCAATCTCATATCTCTTAATCTCCGTAAACAGAGCATCCTTTTGCAGTTCCCAATCAAATTTAACTATCTGCAGGACGTATTTTAAATAAACGGTAAAATAAACAGATTCTCCGACGACGCACGACAAAGGCTGAGTTTTTACGTCGTCTGAAAGGGATAAGAATTCCCTGTTTCGGGAAGAAACGGCGCCGACATTGGCGGCGTCCGCATCGGCGGCAACGGATTTGTCATTTCCTAAAAAATCGCCGCCGGACGAAACCTTGTCTTTGTCGCCTTTTGCTGTTCGTGAAAATCTTACAATCATTTTGGGCAAAACGGTATCCGGATTTTCCTGCACCGAGATTTTTGCAAAGGGAATGCTGTAACGGCGGCCGTTTATGACGGCTGTAAGAGCCGGAATCGTAAAATTTCCGGAAGCTTTAAAAG from Treponema parvum harbors:
- a CDS encoding Smr/MutS family protein; amino-acid sequence: MDFGDILSQWETLKKKEPKDIHKRSENSRPKAPEKTVNPMEMWMRRYGVIDKDAAADEYDQRLKLEDRVYLKAMSPQSRLDLHGLTREEAWQRLDGFISECKLKGLRKVLIIHGKGNHSHGSDPVLGATVRSFIETDKRLGAFGHPNRNMGGSGATWVVIR
- a CDS encoding Rpn family recombination-promoting nuclease/putative transposase, whose protein sequence is MAKHNRRYKDSVFVDLFSTDKDAKARFLSLYNALHGTHLDSSTELKPLKLEQAMYTKLSNDVSCLIDNKIIVLAEHQSTINENMPLRCLQYVARLYEQIQDPKAKYHRALQKIPTPEFYVFYNGTENYPVCKTLKLSDAYIVKPELSPLELAIEVLNINTDKANKVLTTCRPLEEYSMFVEAVRRNTALDKEYGFENAIKECIQNDILREYLQRKSREVMNMLLSEYDYDTDIAVQREEAGKIAFAEGEERGAHQKALETAKNLLGLGLSIENIAQATGLSKEEVESL
- a CDS encoding DJ-1 family glyoxalase III, whose translation is MKKVIVFLAPGFEETEAVTPVDYLRRAGVEVVTAALPAHGESAGKRIFGSHKVEISADVLFSDWLAKNGEALPDAVFIPGGMPGAANVGLDAGACDFIRRMFMKEKLVAAICAAPVVVLAKLGVLSGKRFTCYPGMETQLSEYCGSSYPEITAGSVLVKNVPFVRDGNVLTGRGPGTAGYFAVEMVSALCGSDKAKEIERAVLL
- a CDS encoding TraR/DksA family transcriptional regulator, producing the protein MNEKFVAEMKNVLIAQRNKILDALAEKDNDFEKLLTTVESGDVVDIASDVVDRTLLDSLSAQDSERLQMINQSLDRISRGTYGHCLMCHKEIPEQRLRALPSACFCIDCQTKSELQNR
- a CDS encoding DnaJ domain-containing protein, whose translation is MKDLYTELGVSKTASADEIKKAYRELAFKYHPDRNPGDAAAEERFKNINAAYSVLGDEAKRSQYDMYGSAETSSYRDPFANQRYGNAARFDNADAFWEWFTNVQNSSEQNSEGNTYWHSFSWGRQEPPQNLSKSDALLMLIKRLLMISLGIIFLPYSFGFLWIIPIGLFVPVLCVAAIVNGIKGALVAVKCLFSQNKE
- the kduI gene encoding 5-dehydro-4-deoxy-D-glucuronate isomerase is translated as MDIRYSTGKEPFSRMNTRELRKEFLVTNIFKADEVSVVYSHIDRIVVMGAMPVKKTVDLKSGFDPMKDFGVDFFLQRREMGIINIGGSGTVNADGKSYKINNYDAMYIGAGIKDISFSSDDAKSPAKFYMTSSPAHTPYPVKVIPLSEAKHVKAGSADDANERTINQYIHPDVLDTCQLSMGLTHLEKGSVWNTMPAHTHERRMEVYFYFDVPENQTVFHFMGEPQETRHIIVHNDEAVINPSWSIHSGCGTTNYTFIWAMCGENRTYTDQDWIKTEDLR
- the infA gene encoding translation initiation factor IF-1 is translated as MAKEEAIEVEGVVKEALPNTMFRVELQNGHIIMAHLSGKMRKHYIRIVPGDSVKVALSPYDLNRGRIIFRQR
- a CDS encoding response regulator, translated to MENLDPKQEFDGGIIANTLHEIRTPIQTIIGTLELLSETSLNEEQVEYIHQIQFGADILLSMADDVLDLSKIRSGNFKLESISYNVHSLVEHVTDLVCIEAFNKGLEVVTDIAEDVPVTVIGDPTRVQQILLNLLKNAVKFTGEGHVLCRLSVLKQNLMFEVFDTGMGITKEARKKLFTSFFQADASIARKYGGTGLGLSICKTLVAAMNGTIGVSKNKPKGTRFWFSIPLKLPHARKAKHRAAIKDSRTKILIVDNNKTACKSILNKIVQCGFSAENIFTVNSGKSALSALKKAVKEKKPFSIALIDMIMPKMDGWYLASEIRTRNLCLNTKLYMLSPEGQMGGEAKMKLLNWFNGYLYKPVKQAKLYQILQDAVGFHRSAEAQKESDINSGERQEIQEQVAHGLSVLVVEDHPVNRKLISTFLQKLGVEVLEASDGSEAVEMIKQNPETDMVFMDILMANKNGIEATDEIRAMDYRGIVIACTANNDFASVDEYEKHGINDTLIKPFKSSDIKKMLLKWQDFRILPAEPIPEDA
- a CDS encoding histidinol-phosphatase, producing the protein MSNMITDYHIHSTFCDGKDSPASMAESAFRKGVSILGFSSHGMYPFSSPWHIPSKNYAAYCNEIRRLKAEYEGRMDVLLSFEAEYISGICTPSMESYKLFKPDYLIGAVHFVQTQEGIFAVDDSAENVKTGIEKHFKGNGKAAVCEYFSLQREMLRKGDFTVWAHPDLVRKRNSVLNFFSEEESWYKDELYATAEEAKKAGIIAEINTGAISRGAMDDVYPSSQFLSILHDHRVPITFSSDSHEKDTIAFAFDRAEKAAKKAGYTEVIYIDRDKKIKSRSI
- a CDS encoding response regulator; amino-acid sequence: MKQVLIIDASPMFREFLTDKLSAEKIAVEVSQGERDAFIKMISILPDLVVIDIKTTSAHLAEFLFKKQNDPNAKSIPIIISGPTIEHEKLAQFIQYGVIKYFTKPIKFDIFFETIGRVLKEPFSIDMTPCILDLHLNNNIIFVEISEGLNREKLSLLKYKISEMIDANDLNAPKIVVMLTNLTLSFVDVTNLELLFSSVIGDERIKKKNIKILSLDPIIKELINGHPEYDGIEVVNNLSIVLNSLVESPTLSNTPELITDKILSADRNVASGSVEMRFLSDSGDAAKGESTGNMINIAVIDNGSVTRQILKNALFGIGANCSLFATGEEFLKTLPNTKYNLIILDVFINGGLGFEILRELKKNPKSPPVIVYSQVVQPSTIIQVLSLGAKTFMAKPQKPEVIAKKAVDVLNGKS
- a CDS encoding gluconate 5-dehydrogenase translates to MIDVNSFRLDGKIALVTGASYGIGFSIASAFARCGATIVFNDIKQDLVNQGLEAYKKENIKAHGYVCDVTDEDQVLELVKKIEKDVGIIDILVNNAGIIKRIPMIEMSAADFRKVIDVDLNAPFIVSKAVLPSMIKKGHGKIINICSMMSELGRETVSAYAAAKGGLKMLTRNICSEYGDKNIQCNGIGPGYIATPQTAPLREKQPDGSMHPFDSFIRAKTPAGRWGSPEDLQGPAIFLASDASNFVNGQIVYVDGGILAYIGKQPQ
- a CDS encoding acetate kinase produces the protein MVILTLNCGSSSAKYQLYDWDGKKVLANGIVERVTQKGSVITHKVGKNAYVVESPCPTHKEAIELIIKEITDPKVGVINDMSVIGAVGHRVLHGGDKFTKSVIITPEVLKIFREVQDLGPLHNPANIMGIEAAQKVLPNVPHCAIMDTAWHQTMPETSFMYAIPYEWYEKYHARRYGFHGTSFLYTAKRASVLLHKKPEDTNVIICHIGNGASMCAVKNGKCFDTSMGITPLEGLVMGTRTGDVDAALPFYIMSKTGMSPEEMNLALNKKCGLLGITGKYTDRRDVEKAANAGDERAKLGMGMEVYRIKKYIGAYTAALEGKVDAIVFTAGVGENSITIRRRSVEGLESFGIKMDLEKNKAATTGNAETCISSDDSKIKILVIPTDEELVITEDAYALMKGTYDVHTHFTYSFQDPKYVNKAREEALVSELEKKPELKNIIIRP